In one Halanaerobium saccharolyticum subsp. saccharolyticum DSM 6643 genomic region, the following are encoded:
- a CDS encoding sugar phosphate isomerase/epimerase family protein, translating to MNRSDYKYSVITGFLGGLQDRFIKYAKDKDMEAILETAANIKGCSGVEVIYPQNFTDAVKFKKMLDNQGLECSSVNLNLKSEEKFKYGSITNPDPAVRKESVKYLKAAMDASVELGSNLITVCPLGDGSDYPFEFDYVRGFNDALECVSEAAEYRDDVKISLEYKLNETRMHCILPDAGKTAYFCNLVDKDNVGVTVDIGHSLLAGEVPADSIGFLGATDRLFYVHINDNYRNWDWDMVPGTVNFWDYIEVLLYLEKVGYKGWITADVFPQRNDQVKVMEKTFEWMDYFFEIAARIDHDKIFEMMNENQPFEILDYVRSQI from the coding sequence ATGAATAGAAGTGATTACAAATACTCGGTTATAACAGGTTTCTTAGGTGGTCTACAGGATAGATTCATCAAATACGCTAAAGATAAAGATATGGAGGCAATTTTAGAAACAGCTGCTAATATAAAAGGCTGTTCAGGAGTAGAGGTTATCTATCCTCAAAATTTTACAGATGCAGTTAAATTCAAAAAAATGTTAGATAATCAGGGTTTAGAATGTTCTTCAGTTAATTTAAATCTTAAATCAGAAGAGAAATTTAAGTACGGTTCAATTACTAATCCTGATCCTGCTGTTAGAAAAGAATCAGTTAAATATTTAAAAGCAGCAATGGATGCTTCAGTTGAGCTTGGGAGTAATTTGATAACTGTCTGTCCACTTGGTGATGGTTCTGATTATCCATTTGAATTTGATTATGTAAGAGGTTTCAATGATGCACTTGAATGTGTAAGTGAGGCAGCAGAATATCGTGATGATGTAAAAATTAGTTTAGAGTATAAACTAAATGAAACTAGAATGCACTGTATCTTACCTGATGCTGGTAAAACTGCATATTTCTGTAATCTAGTTGATAAAGATAATGTTGGAGTAACAGTTGATATTGGACATTCATTACTTGCTGGAGAGGTTCCTGCTGATTCAATTGGATTTTTAGGAGCTACAGATAGATTGTTTTATGTTCATATAAATGATAATTATAGAAACTGGGACTGGGATATGGTTCCGGGTACAGTAAATTTCTGGGATTACATTGAAGTTCTGCTTTACTTAGAGAAGGTAGGTTATAAGGGTTGGATTACAGCAGATGTATTTCCACAGAGAAATGATCAGGTAAAAGTTATGGAAAAAACATTTGAATGGATGGACTATTTCTTTGAAATAGCTGCTAGAATTGACCATGATAAAATCTTTGAAATGATGAATGAGAATCAACCATTTGAAATTTTAGATTACGTTCGTTCTCAGATATAA
- a CDS encoding 2-hydroxyacid dehydrogenase, protein MSKDKRVYVTRKLPKKALEMLEREFKVEVNPHDRVMTREELETAVKDIDGLLCLLTDSIDSELLELNPDLKVIANYAVGYNNIDVEACTKKEIKVSNTPGVLTDTTADFAWTLLMAAARRIIEADKFTRAGKYKGWGPMMFLGGDIYGKKLGIIGIGRIGRAFARRAKGFDMDFYYYDVNRLEKAEEKRLGLEYKNFEDLLKESDFISLHVPLIPQTRHLIGEEELKLMKETAYLINTARGPIIDEKALVWALKNGEIAGAGLDVYEEEPNLYSDLDKLDNTVLTPHIASASIETRTKMATMAAENLIAGLKGKEMPNLINKEAVS, encoded by the coding sequence TTGTCTAAAGATAAAAGAGTATATGTTACAAGAAAATTACCAAAAAAAGCACTGGAAATGCTTGAAAGAGAGTTTAAAGTTGAAGTTAATCCACATGATAGAGTAATGACTAGAGAAGAGTTAGAAACAGCAGTAAAAGATATTGATGGCTTGCTGTGTTTATTAACTGATTCAATTGACTCGGAGCTTCTAGAACTAAATCCTGATTTAAAGGTTATTGCAAACTATGCTGTAGGATATAATAATATTGATGTAGAGGCTTGTACTAAAAAAGAAATTAAAGTCTCTAATACGCCTGGGGTTTTAACTGATACTACAGCTGATTTTGCCTGGACACTACTAATGGCTGCAGCACGAAGAATTATTGAGGCAGATAAATTTACTAGAGCCGGTAAATATAAGGGCTGGGGACCAATGATGTTTTTAGGTGGAGATATTTATGGGAAAAAACTGGGGATAATTGGGATAGGTAGAATTGGCAGGGCTTTTGCCCGTAGAGCAAAGGGTTTTGATATGGATTTTTATTATTATGATGTAAATAGACTGGAAAAAGCAGAAGAAAAGAGACTTGGTTTAGAATATAAAAATTTTGAGGATTTATTAAAAGAATCAGATTTTATTAGTCTTCATGTTCCGCTTATTCCTCAAACTAGACATTTGATTGGAGAAGAAGAACTAAAATTAATGAAAGAAACTGCCTATTTAATAAACACAGCTAGAGGTCCAATTATAGATGAAAAAGCTCTAGTCTGGGCTTTGAAAAATGGTGAAATTGCTGGGGCTGGACTTGATGTTTATGAAGAAGAACCGAATTTATATTCTGATCTAGATAAATTAGATAATACTGTACTAACTCCGCATATAGCCAGTGCCAGTATTGAAACAAGAACTAAAATGGCAACTATGGCAGCAGAAAACTTAATTGCTGGTTTAAAAGGAAAAGAAATGCCCAATTTAATAAATAAAGAGGCTGTTAGCTAA
- a CDS encoding glycerate kinase family protein — MNIVVAPDSFKGSMSAMEAAENIEIGIKKILANPKIEKIPMADGGEGTIQALIDSRNGIIIKSLVTGPLGKKIESHFGLIEQEKIAVVEMAAASGLPLVSKEKLDPTITTTYGTGELISKALDYDINKLIIGIGGSATNDAGVGMAQALGVSFLDKNGNEIGYGGKELDKIENIDMSGLDPRLNNLEIEVACDVNNPLFGPNGAAYVYAPQKGAAKKEVELLDNKLRYFNEKIKEIFKLDLQSIAGSGAAGGLGAGLKVFLDARLKSGIEIVLEVNKVEAKIANADLVITGEGKLDGQTLQGKTPIGVAKCAKKYNIPVVAIVGEIGVDVEKVLKEEIDCVFSIIQKACSLEEAMESSKKWIQFSAEQIIRLTNMWM, encoded by the coding sequence ATGAATATAGTTGTAGCTCCTGATTCATTTAAAGGAAGTATGTCAGCTATGGAAGCAGCAGAAAATATAGAAATTGGTATCAAAAAGATATTAGCTAATCCAAAAATAGAAAAAATACCTATGGCTGATGGTGGGGAAGGTACTATCCAGGCTTTAATTGATTCAAGAAATGGGATTATCATAAAGTCTCTAGTTACTGGTCCTCTGGGTAAAAAAATAGAATCACATTTTGGTCTGATAGAACAAGAAAAAATAGCAGTAGTTGAAATGGCTGCTGCTTCTGGTTTACCTCTAGTTTCCAAGGAAAAGCTTGATCCAACTATTACAACTACATATGGTACAGGTGAGTTAATCTCTAAAGCTTTAGATTATGATATTAATAAGTTAATTATTGGGATTGGAGGTAGTGCCACAAATGATGCTGGAGTTGGTATGGCCCAGGCTTTAGGAGTTAGCTTTTTAGATAAAAATGGTAATGAAATAGGATATGGTGGAAAAGAACTGGATAAAATTGAAAATATTGATATGAGCGGTCTTGATCCTAGATTGAATAATCTGGAAATTGAAGTTGCCTGTGATGTTAATAATCCATTGTTTGGCCCTAATGGAGCTGCTTATGTTTATGCTCCTCAAAAAGGAGCAGCTAAAAAAGAGGTTGAATTATTAGATAATAAACTAAGATATTTTAATGAAAAGATTAAAGAAATATTTAAGCTTGATCTACAGTCAATTGCTGGTAGTGGAGCAGCTGGTGGATTAGGTGCTGGGTTAAAAGTTTTTTTAGATGCCAGATTAAAATCTGGTATAGAAATTGTTTTAGAAGTAAATAAAGTAGAAGCAAAAATAGCAAATGCTGATTTAGTTATAACTGGTGAAGGTAAGCTGGATGGACAAACGCTCCAAGGCAAAACTCCAATTGGTGTTGCAAAATGTGCAAAAAAATATAATATTCCTGTTGTAGCAATTGTAGGAGAAATTGGTGTGGATGTTGAAAAAGTACTGAAAGAAGAAATTGATTGTGTTTTTTCTATTATACAGAAAGCATGTTCTTTAGAAGAGGCAATGGAATCTTCTAAAAAATGGATTCAATTTTCTGCAGAGCAAATTATTCGTTTAACTAATATGTGGATGTGA
- a CDS encoding ATP-dependent 6-phosphofructokinase, whose translation MKKIGILTSGGDAPGMNAAIYAVFNRAKSNGISVIGIKKGYKGLINDEFFEMQAADVEGICKRGGTILKSARSKRFKTNEGQKLAIKILESRGIEGLVVIGGNGSLQGAKALAEKTDMKIIGVPSSIDNDINGCDLSIGFSSACDIVTKSIDNIKDTAVSFHTDKPRIFAVEAMGRRSGWISVMAGMAAEADLIIIPEENPSIKCIANNIRNVLSKKNDCVILYAEGISRSDNFIEKLKSELGYRIRHSLLGFQQRGGSPTTSDRILALRMGNAAVDKILEGDSGKFITIQSDKIQVKELDNREDLFYYNKYLELFSDKIVK comes from the coding sequence ATGAAAAAAATTGGAATATTAACAAGTGGAGGCGATGCTCCTGGCATGAATGCTGCAATTTATGCTGTATTCAATAGAGCAAAGTCAAATGGAATAAGTGTAATAGGGATCAAAAAAGGTTATAAAGGCCTGATTAACGATGAATTTTTTGAGATGCAGGCAGCAGATGTTGAAGGGATTTGTAAAAGAGGTGGCACTATATTAAAATCTGCCCGCTCAAAAAGATTTAAAACTAATGAAGGCCAAAAATTAGCCATTAAAATTTTAGAATCTCGAGGTATTGAAGGATTAGTGGTTATCGGGGGTAATGGTTCACTTCAGGGAGCAAAAGCCTTAGCTGAAAAAACAGATATGAAAATCATAGGGGTTCCCAGTTCTATAGATAATGATATTAATGGATGTGATTTAAGTATTGGCTTTAGCAGTGCCTGTGATATAGTTACAAAAAGTATTGATAATATTAAAGATACAGCAGTTTCTTTTCATACAGATAAGCCCAGAATCTTTGCGGTTGAAGCAATGGGTAGAAGAAGTGGTTGGATTTCAGTAATGGCTGGAATGGCAGCAGAAGCAGATTTGATAATCATTCCTGAAGAAAATCCATCAATTAAGTGTATAGCAAATAATATCAGAAATGTTTTAAGTAAAAAAAATGATTGTGTTATTTTATATGCAGAAGGTATAAGTAGATCTGATAACTTTATTGAAAAATTAAAAAGTGAATTAGGTTATAGAATCAGACATTCATTATTGGGATTTCAGCAAAGAGGAGGATCTCCAACAACGAGTGATAGAATTTTAGCTTTAAGAATGGGGAATGCTGCTGTAGATAAAATATTAGAAGGTGATAGTGGTAAATTTATAACTATTCAGTCAGATAAAATTCAAGTTAAAGAGTTAGATAATAGAGAGGATTTATTTTATTATAATAAGTATTTAGAATTATTTTCTGATAAAATAGTTAAATGA
- a CDS encoding universal stress protein: protein MIKILVAIKGADSCSKVAQKAQELALLCKGEVTFITIVSNEMGLITSKEKLETTEENLNIKKSEKNKALKTCSMVYGQCERKLGEKGLETKRVVKEGNYPAEDICKYADENNFDLLVIADKGDTKLKDKLLGSTTEKIVRESKTSVLVVK, encoded by the coding sequence ATGATAAAGATTTTAGTTGCGATTAAAGGTGCTGACAGCTGTTCGAAAGTTGCTCAAAAAGCTCAAGAACTAGCTCTGCTCTGTAAAGGAGAAGTAACTTTTATAACAATAGTTAGTAATGAAATGGGCTTAATTACTTCCAAAGAAAAATTAGAAACGACTGAAGAAAATTTAAATATAAAAAAATCTGAAAAAAATAAAGCTTTAAAAACCTGTAGTATGGTCTATGGTCAGTGTGAACGCAAATTGGGAGAAAAGGGTTTAGAGACTAAAAGAGTAGTTAAAGAGGGTAATTATCCAGCTGAAGATATTTGTAAATACGCTGATGAAAATAATTTTGATTTATTAGTGATAGCAGATAAAGGTGATACAAAATTAAAAGATAAATTATTAGGCAGTACTACAGAAAAGATTGTAAGGGAGTCCAAAACTTCAGTTTTAGTTGTTAAATAA
- the tkt gene encoding transketolase, producing MLKEVAKIVRGLSADIVEKANSGHPGMPIGCADIGALLFGEVMNIDASKSDWPDRDRFVLSAGHGSAFLYSFLHLNGYDVSMDDLKEFRQLHSKTPGHPEYAETDGVETTTGPLGQGFANAVGMSLAEKMLAAKYNTEKHNIVDHYTYTIMGDGCMMEGITSEAASLAGHLGLDKLIAIYDDNDISIAGNTTLAFTESVADRFKAYGWQVIENIDGHDIEQLRDAINQAKSDKDRPTVIMAKTHIALGAPTKQDTSDAHGAPLGEEEIKGLKEKFDLPVDKKFYISDEVKEFFRAHAAKMQDQRLAWEKEFAEWAKENPKLKKEWDQAMELKLPVDLKEEIMDLEIEAPIATRKSAGAALSKAFEIIPYLVGGSADLAPSTKTYNAEYGEVQKGSYSGRNFRFGVREHAMGAITNGLALHAGLRPFAATFLVFSDYMKPAVRLAALMKQPVIYVFTHDSVFVGEDGPTHQPIEHVEALRIIPGLKVLRPGDEEEAKAAWVEALETKDQPTALILTRQNLNHIEKYQGLDNYNNGGYFVSDPQDADTIIFASGSEVNLAEASAKLLADKGIKAAVMSVPERQKLEKYAAEHPLPEAKLKVAIEAGVTGGWYKLVGSDGLVIGLDRFGLSGKGQEVGEELGFKAEKVAAEIEKALNN from the coding sequence TTGTTAAAAGAAGTTGCTAAGATAGTAAGAGGTTTATCTGCAGATATTGTAGAAAAGGCAAATTCAGGACATCCAGGGATGCCGATTGGCTGTGCTGATATTGGTGCATTATTATTTGGAGAGGTAATGAATATTGATGCTTCAAAATCAGACTGGCCTGATAGAGATCGTTTTGTACTCTCAGCCGGACATGGTTCAGCATTTTTATATTCATTTTTGCACCTTAACGGTTATGATGTTTCAATGGATGATTTAAAAGAATTTAGACAGCTTCATTCTAAGACACCAGGCCATCCAGAGTACGCAGAAACTGATGGAGTAGAAACTACAACTGGACCATTAGGTCAGGGTTTTGCAAATGCAGTTGGTATGTCCTTAGCAGAAAAAATGTTAGCTGCTAAATATAATACTGAAAAGCATAATATTGTTGATCATTATACCTATACAATTATGGGTGATGGCTGTATGATGGAGGGTATTACTTCTGAGGCCGCATCACTTGCAGGTCATTTAGGACTAGATAAGTTAATTGCTATTTATGATGATAATGATATTTCAATTGCTGGAAACACAACCTTAGCTTTTACAGAATCTGTAGCTGATCGTTTTAAAGCTTATGGCTGGCAGGTAATAGAAAATATTGATGGTCATGATATTGAACAGCTAAGAGATGCAATTAATCAGGCCAAATCAGATAAAGATAGACCGACAGTAATTATGGCTAAAACCCATATTGCTTTAGGAGCACCTACAAAGCAGGATACAAGCGATGCTCATGGGGCACCATTAGGCGAAGAAGAAATTAAAGGTTTAAAAGAAAAATTTGATTTACCGGTAGATAAGAAATTTTATATTTCAGATGAAGTAAAGGAATTTTTCCGTGCTCATGCTGCAAAGATGCAGGATCAAAGATTGGCCTGGGAAAAAGAATTTGCTGAGTGGGCTAAAGAAAATCCTAAGCTCAAAAAAGAATGGGATCAGGCAATGGAACTTAAACTGCCTGTAGATTTAAAAGAAGAAATAATGGATTTAGAAATAGAGGCTCCAATAGCAACTAGAAAATCAGCAGGAGCAGCTTTATCTAAAGCATTTGAAATTATTCCTTATTTAGTAGGTGGCTCAGCTGATCTGGCACCTTCTACTAAAACTTATAATGCTGAATATGGAGAAGTACAAAAAGGTAGCTACAGCGGCAGAAACTTCCGTTTTGGAGTTAGAGAACATGCAATGGGAGCGATTACCAATGGTTTAGCCTTACATGCTGGTTTGCGTCCGTTTGCAGCGACTTTCCTTGTTTTCTCTGATTATATGAAACCTGCAGTTAGGCTTGCTGCTTTAATGAAACAGCCTGTGATTTATGTCTTTACCCATGATTCTGTTTTTGTTGGAGAAGATGGACCTACTCATCAGCCAATAGAACATGTGGAAGCATTAAGAATTATTCCAGGACTTAAGGTTTTAAGACCAGGAGATGAAGAAGAAGCAAAAGCTGCCTGGGTTGAAGCATTAGAAACAAAAGATCAGCCAACAGCTTTAATTTTAACCAGACAGAATCTAAATCATATTGAAAAATATCAGGGTCTTGATAACTATAATAATGGTGGCTATTTTGTTAGTGACCCTCAAGATGCAGATACAATTATCTTTGCCAGCGGTAGTGAGGTTAACTTAGCTGAAGCAAGTGCTAAACTTTTAGCAGATAAGGGGATCAAAGCAGCTGTTATGTCAGTACCAGAAAGACAAAAATTAGAAAAATATGCTGCCGAACATCCATTACCTGAAGCAAAATTAAAAGTAGCTATCGAAGCCGGAGTAACAGGTGGCTGGTATAAGTTAGTCGGTAGTGATGGTTTAGTAATTGGTCTGGACCGCTTTGGTTTAAGTGGAAAAGGTCAGGAAGTTGGAGAAGAACTAGGCTTTAAAGCTGAAAAAGTAGCTGCAGAGATTGAAAAAGCTTTAAATAACTAA
- a CDS encoding alanine/ornithine racemase family PLP-dependent enzyme — translation MNYPQLDVYVNKIEENAKKLKKELDSKNIKLTAVVKGFAGDTNVFSAYQRAGIKSIADSRIENIQKFRKSGYQGEALMLRIPMPSEIEEIVNNVDVSLVTELKTAALISDKAEVLNKEIDLIIMVDIGDRREGVLAADLEDLALKIEAMNNVTLKGIGTNLGCFAGIIPDEKNTNKLIKIKKELENKIGRKLDILSAGNTATLRLLKDQYLAQEITNLRVGEAILLGTDIINESLLDGFNHYNFRLQAEIVELKEKPSDPEGEMAFGGQGRGQIIEDKGLRRRAILAVGKQDIDYNGLYPGLEGVKVLGCSSDHLITDVTEVDQKLEVGDVLTFKINYSAMLRAMTSQYVTKNYIE, via the coding sequence TTGAATTATCCACAGCTTGATGTTTATGTAAATAAAATAGAAGAAAATGCAAAAAAATTAAAAAAAGAATTAGATTCAAAGAACATAAAATTAACAGCAGTAGTCAAAGGATTTGCAGGTGATACAAATGTTTTTAGTGCGTATCAGAGAGCAGGTATCAAAAGTATAGCTGATTCCCGTATCGAAAACATTCAAAAATTTAGAAAAAGCGGTTATCAAGGAGAAGCGTTAATGCTTAGAATTCCAATGCCATCTGAAATAGAAGAAATTGTTAATAATGTAGATGTTTCTTTAGTAACTGAATTAAAAACTGCAGCTTTGATTTCTGATAAAGCTGAAGTTTTAAATAAAGAAATTGATTTGATAATTATGGTCGACATTGGTGACAGAAGAGAAGGCGTTTTAGCCGCTGATTTAGAAGATTTGGCTTTGAAAATTGAAGCTATGAATAACGTAACACTTAAAGGCATAGGAACAAACTTGGGCTGTTTTGCAGGAATTATTCCAGATGAAAAAAACACCAATAAATTAATTAAGATAAAAAAAGAGCTAGAAAATAAAATTGGAAGAAAACTGGATATTTTATCTGCTGGCAATACTGCAACTTTAAGGCTGTTAAAAGATCAATATCTAGCCCAAGAAATAACTAATTTAAGAGTAGGAGAAGCAATATTGCTTGGAACAGATATTATAAATGAGAGTTTGCTTGATGGCTTTAATCATTATAATTTTCGTCTACAGGCAGAAATAGTTGAGTTAAAAGAAAAACCTTCAGATCCCGAAGGAGAAATGGCTTTTGGTGGTCAGGGAAGGGGTCAGATAATAGAAGACAAAGGGCTACGCCGGCGTGCTATTTTAGCAGTTGGTAAACAAGATATAGATTATAATGGTCTTTATCCAGGATTAGAAGGAGTTAAAGTCTTAGGCTGTAGTAGTGATCATTTGATTACTGATGTTACAGAAGTAGATCAAAAATTAGAGGTTGGAGATGTTTTGACTTTTAAAATAAACTATAGTGCCATGTTAAGAGCAATGACTTCTCAATATGTCACTAAAAACTATATAGAATAA
- a CDS encoding lysine exporter LysO family protein: MDFYLIIFFLFTGIFLGFFLDEKNYFVKFADLITKIGLVVLLLAMGANLGSNEQIFRQLGEIGFQAFIFAAVSIIFSVLAVVIFVKIMDLNNLLLGADPDTEAEIEEQSADNTMTILIFSSVVLGILAGYFLLNGGEANFLDSITNYSLAVLLFGVGIDIGASREIIEDLRLMGWKLIVIPILIAVGSILGAVIIGLIFNFSAGESAAVGAGFGWYSLSGVLISKLHSAELGSLAFLTNVFRELMTVMVLPVVAKYFGSLAAIAPGGATTMDVTLPLVKESGGEAVVIPAFISGAVLSTLVPILVPLFLNF, encoded by the coding sequence TTGGATTTTTATTTAATTATTTTCTTTTTGTTTACCGGAATATTCTTAGGGTTTTTTCTTGATGAAAAAAATTACTTTGTTAAATTTGCAGATTTAATCACTAAAATTGGTCTTGTAGTTTTACTGCTGGCAATGGGAGCAAATTTAGGTAGTAATGAACAGATTTTTAGACAGCTTGGAGAGATTGGTTTTCAAGCTTTTATTTTTGCAGCAGTTAGTATTATCTTTAGTGTTTTAGCAGTAGTTATATTTGTGAAAATTATGGATTTAAATAATCTGCTATTGGGAGCTGACCCAGATACAGAAGCTGAAATTGAAGAGCAAAGTGCTGACAATACAATGACAATTCTTATTTTTTCTTCGGTTGTATTAGGTATTTTAGCAGGATATTTTCTTTTAAATGGTGGAGAAGCTAACTTTTTAGATTCAATAACTAATTATTCTTTAGCAGTACTACTTTTTGGAGTTGGTATTGATATTGGAGCAAGCCGTGAGATTATTGAAGATTTAAGACTTATGGGCTGGAAACTAATTGTGATTCCAATTTTAATAGCTGTTGGATCTATACTGGGAGCAGTTATAATTGGCTTAATATTTAACTTTTCAGCTGGAGAATCAGCGGCAGTTGGTGCTGGTTTTGGTTGGTATAGTTTATCTGGAGTTTTAATTTCTAAATTACATAGTGCAGAATTAGGATCACTGGCATTTTTAACTAATGTTTTTAGAGAGTTGATGACAGTAATGGTACTGCCTGTAGTTGCTAAATATTTTGGAAGTTTAGCAGCAATTGCACCGGGTGGGGCAACAACAATGGATGTAACCCTGCCGCTAGTTAAGGAATCAGGTGGAGAAGCAGTTGTTATTCCAGCGTTCATCAGTGGAGCAGTACTTTCAACACTAGTTCCTATCTTAGTACCATTATTTTTGAATTTCTAA
- a CDS encoding GAF domain-containing protein yields the protein MIKKEEKLQNMNQALKALIEPEGDWLANLANSSALLFEFMSDINWAGYYIWKQDQLVLGPFQGKTACVRIDEDKGVCGTAYSQRKIMLVDDVHEFPGHIACDPNSKSEIVLPIIVGGEVIAVLDIDSPKKSRFDELDHEYLKEFVDILIDETDFLPLMEKF from the coding sequence ATGATTAAAAAAGAAGAAAAACTTCAAAATATGAATCAGGCTTTAAAAGCTTTAATTGAACCTGAAGGGGATTGGCTGGCTAATTTAGCAAATAGTTCTGCTTTGTTGTTTGAGTTTATGAGTGATATAAACTGGGCTGGGTATTATATTTGGAAACAGGATCAACTTGTTTTGGGTCCGTTTCAGGGCAAAACAGCATGTGTCAGAATTGATGAAGACAAAGGTGTCTGTGGCACAGCTTATTCCCAGCGTAAAATAATGTTGGTGGATGATGTGCATGAGTTCCCAGGCCACATTGCCTGTGATCCTAATTCTAAATCAGAAATAGTGCTGCCAATAATAGTCGGGGGAGAAGTAATTGCTGTCTTAGATATTGACAGTCCTAAAAAATCACGTTTTGATGAATTAGATCATGAATATTTAAAAGAATTTGTTGATATTTTAATTGATGAGACAGATTTTTTGCCATTGATGGAAAAATTTTAA
- a CDS encoding HAD family hydrolase encodes MFKNKEAFLFDLDGTLLTIETDQFLKYYFGALSSKFEDLCKKQDDFIKLLMDSTEKMIKNDGSRSNQQAFMEAFMEKIEVKSKEEAAKIKERFDQFYQNEFVALEKHFEIDRENPLEIIEYLKNKDKKLVLATNPLFPKEAVEKRLSWTGINPADFELLTHYENMSYAKPNPNYYKEILGKINVNPENCLMIGNDLKEDAVAADLGIATLIIEDKLIERGACDYPIEWRGSLREFKELLKKEI; translated from the coding sequence TTGTTTAAAAATAAAGAAGCTTTTCTTTTTGATTTAGATGGTACATTATTAACAATAGAGACAGATCAATTTTTAAAATATTATTTTGGAGCTCTATCGTCCAAATTTGAAGATTTATGTAAAAAGCAGGATGATTTTATTAAACTTTTAATGGACTCAACTGAGAAAATGATAAAGAATGACGGCAGCCGCAGTAATCAGCAGGCTTTTATGGAAGCTTTTATGGAGAAAATAGAAGTTAAAAGTAAAGAAGAAGCTGCAAAAATAAAAGAAAGATTTGATCAATTTTATCAAAATGAGTTTGTAGCTTTAGAAAAACATTTTGAAATTGATAGAGAGAATCCTTTGGAAATCATTGAGTATTTGAAAAATAAAGATAAAAAACTTGTTTTAGCAACCAACCCGCTTTTTCCTAAAGAAGCAGTTGAAAAAAGATTAAGTTGGACAGGTATTAATCCAGCTGATTTTGAACTTTTAACTCATTATGAAAATATGAGCTATGCTAAACCTAATCCAAATTATTATAAAGAAATTTTAGGAAAGATCAATGTAAATCCGGAAAATTGCCTGATGATTGGCAATGATTTAAAAGAAGATGCGGTTGCTGCTGATTTAGGAATAGCAACTCTAATTATTGAAGATAAATTAATTGAAAGAGGCGCTTGCGATTATCCTATAGAGTGGCGGGGAAGTTTAAGAGAATTTAAAGAGCTGCTTAAAAAAGAAATATAA